Proteins co-encoded in one Micropterus dolomieu isolate WLL.071019.BEF.003 ecotype Adirondacks linkage group LG19, ASM2129224v1, whole genome shotgun sequence genomic window:
- the rgs14b gene encoding regulator of G-protein signaling 14 isoform X2, with the protein MVAFRGLYHRFSRLAKVAAQKQFRRYDKWCTTGIMAGNKSQAVSDGELNMSARGCGGSSSSLPGTPGGEASPATGVLSWAVSFEKLLEDPCGVGHFTAFLKSEVSAENILFWQACEKFRKIPATSLVELKAAARSIYNTYLSDSAPYSVNIDDTAKTEEKDLEQPTPDMFNKAQTQIFKLMKMDSYRRFVRSPLYHKCTLASAEGKLSPQLSTEHVRMGSWEDVATRSQSLNEKKNKKSDFNSLPGDKSASEKQRQKRGSWGDPSNIFGSVPHMSVKSSSSVELGSLYRQIENGRSMPGPPEQVGGSRIGVEGGYCCVYLPDGSASLAPTRNGQPIKDMLASLCEKRGFPLKDVIIYLQGKDKQPLSLDQDCSVLRDQQVYLELRVTFALEIAFTGKTVGIMVKSSKTLQEALSAVLQKHHLKLQEAQVTMVGSDEPMNMTVNVFRLANKTLRLDKTKGRDQSTVSKGSGSAAVTQAGAVSAGGVEAPVMRTKTQPKPRLLDMLTRAQCSRVDDQRGLLTKDQLEVPLFLQLPSDQGQDTVLNEPSRTSSTTADSKEVDVKEDKTCSAGAAKDMPDTAKSVPKDRETAV; encoded by the exons ATGGTCGCTTTTAGAGGACTTTATCATAGGTTCTCCCGCCTGGCAAAAGTTGCTGCTCAAAAGCAATTCAGGAGATATGACAAATGGTGCACAACTGGCATCATGGCGGGCAATAAG AGCCAGGCAGTGTCAGACGGAG AGTTGAACATGTCTGCACGGGGCTGTGGAGGCAGCAGCTCCAGCCTTCCAGGGACTCCCGGTGGAGAGGCCAGCCCAGCCACTGGTGTGCTGAGCTGGGCCGTCTCATTTGAGAAGCTGTTGGAGGACCCCTGTGGAGTCGGCCACTTTACG GCCTTCTTGAAGTCAGAGGTGAGTGCGGAGAACATTTTATTCTGGCAGGCTTGTGAAAAGTTCAGGAAGATCCCAGCCACCTCCTTGGTTGAG CTGAAAGCAGCAGCCCGCTCCATCTACAACACCTACCTGTCTGACAGCGCTCCCTACTCGGTCAACATCGACGACACGGCCAAAACCGAGGAGAAGGACCTGGAGCAGCCCACACCTGATATGTTTAACAAAGCTCAAACGCAG ATATTTAAACTGATGAAGATGGACAGCTACAGGCGCTTTGTGCGCTCTCCTCTCTACCATAAATGTACCTTGGCAAGTGCAGAAGGCAAACTTTCGCCTCAGCTGTCTACAGAGCATGTCCGCATGGGATCCTGGGAGGATGTGGCCACCAGAAGCCAATCATTAAATGAAAAGAAG AATAAGAAGTCAGACTTTAACAGCTTGCCTGGTGACAAGAGTGCCTCAGAGAAACAGCGACAGAAAAGAGGATCCTGGGGAG ATCCATCCAACATCTTCGGTTCAGTCCCCCATATGTCAGTCAAGTCAAGCAGCAGTGTGGAGCTCGGCTCCCTCTACAGGCAGATAGAG AATGGCAGATCGATGCCCGGGCCTCCAGAGCAGGTAGGTGGGAGTCGGATAGGGGTGGAGGGAGGCTACTGCTGTGTCTACCTCCCTGATGGCAGTGCCTCCCTGGCCCCGACACGTAATGGCCAGCCCATCAAAGACATGCTGGCCAGCCTGTGTGAGAAGAGAGGCTTTCCACTGAAAGATGTCATCATCTACCTTCAAGGCAAGGACAAG CAACCCTTATCGCTGGACCAGGACTGCTCCGTACTGAGAGATCAGCAGGTCTATCTAGAGCTCAGGGTGACGTTTGC GCTGGAGATTGCCTTCACTGGTAAGACAGTGGGGATCATGGTGAAGTCCAGTAAGACGTTGCAGGAAGCCCTCTCTGCGGTACTTCAGAAACACCATCTCAAGCTGCAAGAGGCCCAGGTCACCATG GTTGGAAGCGACGAACCCATGAACATGACCGTCAATGTGTTCCGACTTGCCAATAAGACTTTACGGCTTGACAAAACCAAAG GAAGAGACCAAAGCACCGTTTCTAAAGGCAGTGGTTCTGCTGCAGTCACACAG GCAGGAGCAGTGAGTGCAGGCGGTGTGGAGGCCCCAGTCATGCGAACCAAGACTCAGCCCAAGCCCA gattACTGGACATGCTGACGAGGGCTCAGTGCAGCAGGGTTGATGACCAGCGAGGCCTTTTGACCAAAGATCAGCTCGAAGTCCCTCTGTTCCTGCAGCTGCCCTCAGACCAGGGGCAGGACACTGTACTAAATGAGCCCAGTAGAACCAGCTCCACCACTGCAGACTCCAAAGAGGTAGACGTCAAAGAAGACAAGACATGTTCAGCTGGAGCAGCGAAGGACATGCCTGACACTGCTAAATCTGTACCCAAAGACAGGGAAACGGCAGTCTGA
- the rgs14b gene encoding regulator of G-protein signaling 14 isoform X1, translating into MVAFRGLYHRFSRLAKVAAQKQFRRYDKWCTTGIMAGNKSQAVSDGELNMSARGCGGSSSSLPGTPGGEASPATGVLSWAVSFEKLLEDPCGVGHFTAFLKSEVSAENILFWQACEKFRKIPATSLVELKAAARSIYNTYLSDSAPYSVNIDDTAKTEEKDLEQPTPDMFNKAQTQIFKLMKMDSYRRFVRSPLYHKCTLASAEGKLSPQLSTEHVRMGSWEDVATRSQSLNEKKNKKSDFNSLPGDKSASEKQRQKRGSWGDPSNIFGSVPHMSVKSSSSVELGSLYRQIENGRSMPGPPEQVGGSRIGVEGGYCCVYLPDGSASLAPTRNGQPIKDMLASLCEKRGFPLKDVIIYLQGKDKQPLSLDQDCSVLRDQQVYLELRVTFALEIAFTGKTVGIMVKSSKTLQEALSAVLQKHHLKLQEAQVTMVGSDEPMNMTVNVFRLANKTLRLDKTKGRDQSTVSKGSGSAAVTQAGAVSAGGVEAPVMRTKTQPKPSKNRDMDGLLDMLTRAQCSRVDDQRGLLTKDQLEVPLFLQLPSDQGQDTVLNEPSRTSSTTADSKEVDVKEDKTCSAGAAKDMPDTAKSVPKDRETAV; encoded by the exons ATGGTCGCTTTTAGAGGACTTTATCATAGGTTCTCCCGCCTGGCAAAAGTTGCTGCTCAAAAGCAATTCAGGAGATATGACAAATGGTGCACAACTGGCATCATGGCGGGCAATAAG AGCCAGGCAGTGTCAGACGGAG AGTTGAACATGTCTGCACGGGGCTGTGGAGGCAGCAGCTCCAGCCTTCCAGGGACTCCCGGTGGAGAGGCCAGCCCAGCCACTGGTGTGCTGAGCTGGGCCGTCTCATTTGAGAAGCTGTTGGAGGACCCCTGTGGAGTCGGCCACTTTACG GCCTTCTTGAAGTCAGAGGTGAGTGCGGAGAACATTTTATTCTGGCAGGCTTGTGAAAAGTTCAGGAAGATCCCAGCCACCTCCTTGGTTGAG CTGAAAGCAGCAGCCCGCTCCATCTACAACACCTACCTGTCTGACAGCGCTCCCTACTCGGTCAACATCGACGACACGGCCAAAACCGAGGAGAAGGACCTGGAGCAGCCCACACCTGATATGTTTAACAAAGCTCAAACGCAG ATATTTAAACTGATGAAGATGGACAGCTACAGGCGCTTTGTGCGCTCTCCTCTCTACCATAAATGTACCTTGGCAAGTGCAGAAGGCAAACTTTCGCCTCAGCTGTCTACAGAGCATGTCCGCATGGGATCCTGGGAGGATGTGGCCACCAGAAGCCAATCATTAAATGAAAAGAAG AATAAGAAGTCAGACTTTAACAGCTTGCCTGGTGACAAGAGTGCCTCAGAGAAACAGCGACAGAAAAGAGGATCCTGGGGAG ATCCATCCAACATCTTCGGTTCAGTCCCCCATATGTCAGTCAAGTCAAGCAGCAGTGTGGAGCTCGGCTCCCTCTACAGGCAGATAGAG AATGGCAGATCGATGCCCGGGCCTCCAGAGCAGGTAGGTGGGAGTCGGATAGGGGTGGAGGGAGGCTACTGCTGTGTCTACCTCCCTGATGGCAGTGCCTCCCTGGCCCCGACACGTAATGGCCAGCCCATCAAAGACATGCTGGCCAGCCTGTGTGAGAAGAGAGGCTTTCCACTGAAAGATGTCATCATCTACCTTCAAGGCAAGGACAAG CAACCCTTATCGCTGGACCAGGACTGCTCCGTACTGAGAGATCAGCAGGTCTATCTAGAGCTCAGGGTGACGTTTGC GCTGGAGATTGCCTTCACTGGTAAGACAGTGGGGATCATGGTGAAGTCCAGTAAGACGTTGCAGGAAGCCCTCTCTGCGGTACTTCAGAAACACCATCTCAAGCTGCAAGAGGCCCAGGTCACCATG GTTGGAAGCGACGAACCCATGAACATGACCGTCAATGTGTTCCGACTTGCCAATAAGACTTTACGGCTTGACAAAACCAAAG GAAGAGACCAAAGCACCGTTTCTAAAGGCAGTGGTTCTGCTGCAGTCACACAG GCAGGAGCAGTGAGTGCAGGCGGTGTGGAGGCCCCAGTCATGCGAACCAAGACTCAGCCCAAGCCCAGTAAGAACCGCGACATGGATG gattACTGGACATGCTGACGAGGGCTCAGTGCAGCAGGGTTGATGACCAGCGAGGCCTTTTGACCAAAGATCAGCTCGAAGTCCCTCTGTTCCTGCAGCTGCCCTCAGACCAGGGGCAGGACACTGTACTAAATGAGCCCAGTAGAACCAGCTCCACCACTGCAGACTCCAAAGAGGTAGACGTCAAAGAAGACAAGACATGTTCAGCTGGAGCAGCGAAGGACATGCCTGACACTGCTAAATCTGTACCCAAAGACAGGGAAACGGCAGTCTGA
- the rgs14b gene encoding regulator of G-protein signaling 14 isoform X4, translating to MSARGCGGSSSSLPGTPGGEASPATGVLSWAVSFEKLLEDPCGVGHFTAFLKSEVSAENILFWQACEKFRKIPATSLVELKAAARSIYNTYLSDSAPYSVNIDDTAKTEEKDLEQPTPDMFNKAQTQIFKLMKMDSYRRFVRSPLYHKCTLASAEGKLSPQLSTEHVRMGSWEDVATRSQSLNEKKNKKSDFNSLPGDKSASEKQRQKRGSWGDPSNIFGSVPHMSVKSSSSVELGSLYRQIENGRSMPGPPEQVGGSRIGVEGGYCCVYLPDGSASLAPTRNGQPIKDMLASLCEKRGFPLKDVIIYLQGKDKQPLSLDQDCSVLRDQQVYLELRVTFALEIAFTGKTVGIMVKSSKTLQEALSAVLQKHHLKLQEAQVTMVGSDEPMNMTVNVFRLANKTLRLDKTKGRDQSTVSKGSGSAAVTQAGAVSAGGVEAPVMRTKTQPKPSKNRDMDGLLDMLTRAQCSRVDDQRGLLTKDQLEVPLFLQLPSDQGQDTVLNEPSRTSSTTADSKEVDVKEDKTCSAGAAKDMPDTAKSVPKDRETAV from the exons ATGTCTGCACGGGGCTGTGGAGGCAGCAGCTCCAGCCTTCCAGGGACTCCCGGTGGAGAGGCCAGCCCAGCCACTGGTGTGCTGAGCTGGGCCGTCTCATTTGAGAAGCTGTTGGAGGACCCCTGTGGAGTCGGCCACTTTACG GCCTTCTTGAAGTCAGAGGTGAGTGCGGAGAACATTTTATTCTGGCAGGCTTGTGAAAAGTTCAGGAAGATCCCAGCCACCTCCTTGGTTGAG CTGAAAGCAGCAGCCCGCTCCATCTACAACACCTACCTGTCTGACAGCGCTCCCTACTCGGTCAACATCGACGACACGGCCAAAACCGAGGAGAAGGACCTGGAGCAGCCCACACCTGATATGTTTAACAAAGCTCAAACGCAG ATATTTAAACTGATGAAGATGGACAGCTACAGGCGCTTTGTGCGCTCTCCTCTCTACCATAAATGTACCTTGGCAAGTGCAGAAGGCAAACTTTCGCCTCAGCTGTCTACAGAGCATGTCCGCATGGGATCCTGGGAGGATGTGGCCACCAGAAGCCAATCATTAAATGAAAAGAAG AATAAGAAGTCAGACTTTAACAGCTTGCCTGGTGACAAGAGTGCCTCAGAGAAACAGCGACAGAAAAGAGGATCCTGGGGAG ATCCATCCAACATCTTCGGTTCAGTCCCCCATATGTCAGTCAAGTCAAGCAGCAGTGTGGAGCTCGGCTCCCTCTACAGGCAGATAGAG AATGGCAGATCGATGCCCGGGCCTCCAGAGCAGGTAGGTGGGAGTCGGATAGGGGTGGAGGGAGGCTACTGCTGTGTCTACCTCCCTGATGGCAGTGCCTCCCTGGCCCCGACACGTAATGGCCAGCCCATCAAAGACATGCTGGCCAGCCTGTGTGAGAAGAGAGGCTTTCCACTGAAAGATGTCATCATCTACCTTCAAGGCAAGGACAAG CAACCCTTATCGCTGGACCAGGACTGCTCCGTACTGAGAGATCAGCAGGTCTATCTAGAGCTCAGGGTGACGTTTGC GCTGGAGATTGCCTTCACTGGTAAGACAGTGGGGATCATGGTGAAGTCCAGTAAGACGTTGCAGGAAGCCCTCTCTGCGGTACTTCAGAAACACCATCTCAAGCTGCAAGAGGCCCAGGTCACCATG GTTGGAAGCGACGAACCCATGAACATGACCGTCAATGTGTTCCGACTTGCCAATAAGACTTTACGGCTTGACAAAACCAAAG GAAGAGACCAAAGCACCGTTTCTAAAGGCAGTGGTTCTGCTGCAGTCACACAG GCAGGAGCAGTGAGTGCAGGCGGTGTGGAGGCCCCAGTCATGCGAACCAAGACTCAGCCCAAGCCCAGTAAGAACCGCGACATGGATG gattACTGGACATGCTGACGAGGGCTCAGTGCAGCAGGGTTGATGACCAGCGAGGCCTTTTGACCAAAGATCAGCTCGAAGTCCCTCTGTTCCTGCAGCTGCCCTCAGACCAGGGGCAGGACACTGTACTAAATGAGCCCAGTAGAACCAGCTCCACCACTGCAGACTCCAAAGAGGTAGACGTCAAAGAAGACAAGACATGTTCAGCTGGAGCAGCGAAGGACATGCCTGACACTGCTAAATCTGTACCCAAAGACAGGGAAACGGCAGTCTGA
- the LOC123957638 gene encoding uncharacterized protein LOC123957638 isoform X1 has translation MVMREIFLYLLLGHLQAAVGSVCVPVQCMKCNVTESVTTDPGCINETFPSNCTKDFEVSVNSTQPQPQEGDDVTLTCVNNLSDMILAFKWKKDGEEMAGQNNSILVLQKVFASHQGQYICIVNSTCGNYTSLPYILTVHSNSVVLLLVCGVGALVLVLSMGLAMKIKLKRDTDKHKERMNQRLQAGQRGGPAPLTPRRS, from the exons ATGGTAATGCGAGAAATATTCCTTTATCTTTTGCTTGGTCATCTTcaag ctgccGTTggctctgtctgtgttcctgtccAGTGTATGAAATGTAATGTCACAGAGTCag TTACAACCGATCCAGGATGCATTAATG AAACTTTTCCATCAAACTGCACAAAAG ACTTTGAGGTTTCTGTAAACAGCACTCAACCCCAGCCACAGGAGGGTGATGATGTCACTCTAACGTGTGTGAATAACCTCTCAGATATGATCCTGGCGTTTAAGTGGAAGAAGGACGGTGAAGAAATGGCTGGCCAAAATAATAGCATACTGGTTCTCCAAAAGGTGTTTGCATCTCACCAAGGCCAGTACATCTGCATTGTGAATAGCACATGTGGCAATTACACGTCTCTGCCATACATACTCACTGTACACA GCAACAGTGTGGTGCTCCTGTTGGTTTGTGGTGTTGGCGCTCTGGTCCTGGTCTTGTCAATGGGGCTGGCTATGAAGATCAAGCTGAAAAGAGACACCG acaaacacaaagaaaggaTGAATCAGAGGTTACAGGCTGGGCAGAGGGGCGGTCCGGCTCCGCTCACACCAAGAAGGTCCTAA
- the arl3l1 gene encoding ADP ribosylation factor like GTPase 3, like 1 — translation MGEAQKGLLSVIEKLKGSTEQEVRIVLLGLDNAGKTTLLKSLASEDVNTITPTQGFNIKSVASHGMKLNVWDIGGQRKIRTFWKKYLENTDLLIYVIDSADKKRFEETGLELSELIDEENLKGVPVLIFANKQDLATASPASEIAEGLNLHTYRDREWQIQACSAVSGEGVQDGMNWICNNIVNKKK, via the exons ATGGGAGAAGCTCAAAAG GGCTTACTCTCTGTCATTGAGAAACTGAAGGGATCTACAGAGCAGGAGGTCAGGATAGTGCTTCTGGGGTTGGACAACGCCGGCAAGACCACCCTGCTAAAGAGCCTCGCCTCTGAGGATGTGAACACCATCACACCAACACAG GGCTTCAACATAAAGAGTGTCGCCTCTCATGGCATGAAACTCAATGTTTGGGACATTGGAGGACAGAGGAAGATCAGGACCTTCTGGAAAAAGTACCTGGAAAACACAGACCTGTTG ATTTATGTTATTGACAGTGCAGACAAGAAGCGGTTTGAGGAGACAGGACTG GAGCTGTCCGAGCTGATTGACGAGGAGAATCTAAAGGGTGTTCCAGTGCTCATCTTTGCCAATAAGCAGGATTTGGCCACAGCATCACCGGCCAGTGAGATTGCTGAGGGACTCAACCTACATACATACCGGGATCGTGAGTGGCAGATTCAGGCCTGCTCAGCTGTGTCGGGAGAGGGAGTTCAG GATGGCATGAATTGGATTTGCAACAACATTGTGAATAAGAAGAAGTGA
- the rgs14b gene encoding regulator of G-protein signaling 14 isoform X3, giving the protein MAKNSNALGIPIGHMSQAVSDGELNMSARGCGGSSSSLPGTPGGEASPATGVLSWAVSFEKLLEDPCGVGHFTAFLKSEVSAENILFWQACEKFRKIPATSLVELKAAARSIYNTYLSDSAPYSVNIDDTAKTEEKDLEQPTPDMFNKAQTQIFKLMKMDSYRRFVRSPLYHKCTLASAEGKLSPQLSTEHVRMGSWEDVATRSQSLNEKKNKKSDFNSLPGDKSASEKQRQKRGSWGDPSNIFGSVPHMSVKSSSSVELGSLYRQIENGRSMPGPPEQVGGSRIGVEGGYCCVYLPDGSASLAPTRNGQPIKDMLASLCEKRGFPLKDVIIYLQGKDKQPLSLDQDCSVLRDQQVYLELRVTFALEIAFTGKTVGIMVKSSKTLQEALSAVLQKHHLKLQEAQVTMVGSDEPMNMTVNVFRLANKTLRLDKTKGRDQSTVSKGSGSAAVTQAGAVSAGGVEAPVMRTKTQPKPSKNRDMDGLLDMLTRAQCSRVDDQRGLLTKDQLEVPLFLQLPSDQGQDTVLNEPSRTSSTTADSKEVDVKEDKTCSAGAAKDMPDTAKSVPKDRETAV; this is encoded by the exons ATGGCAAAGAACAGCAATGCTCTAGGGATTCCTATTGGCCACATG AGCCAGGCAGTGTCAGACGGAG AGTTGAACATGTCTGCACGGGGCTGTGGAGGCAGCAGCTCCAGCCTTCCAGGGACTCCCGGTGGAGAGGCCAGCCCAGCCACTGGTGTGCTGAGCTGGGCCGTCTCATTTGAGAAGCTGTTGGAGGACCCCTGTGGAGTCGGCCACTTTACG GCCTTCTTGAAGTCAGAGGTGAGTGCGGAGAACATTTTATTCTGGCAGGCTTGTGAAAAGTTCAGGAAGATCCCAGCCACCTCCTTGGTTGAG CTGAAAGCAGCAGCCCGCTCCATCTACAACACCTACCTGTCTGACAGCGCTCCCTACTCGGTCAACATCGACGACACGGCCAAAACCGAGGAGAAGGACCTGGAGCAGCCCACACCTGATATGTTTAACAAAGCTCAAACGCAG ATATTTAAACTGATGAAGATGGACAGCTACAGGCGCTTTGTGCGCTCTCCTCTCTACCATAAATGTACCTTGGCAAGTGCAGAAGGCAAACTTTCGCCTCAGCTGTCTACAGAGCATGTCCGCATGGGATCCTGGGAGGATGTGGCCACCAGAAGCCAATCATTAAATGAAAAGAAG AATAAGAAGTCAGACTTTAACAGCTTGCCTGGTGACAAGAGTGCCTCAGAGAAACAGCGACAGAAAAGAGGATCCTGGGGAG ATCCATCCAACATCTTCGGTTCAGTCCCCCATATGTCAGTCAAGTCAAGCAGCAGTGTGGAGCTCGGCTCCCTCTACAGGCAGATAGAG AATGGCAGATCGATGCCCGGGCCTCCAGAGCAGGTAGGTGGGAGTCGGATAGGGGTGGAGGGAGGCTACTGCTGTGTCTACCTCCCTGATGGCAGTGCCTCCCTGGCCCCGACACGTAATGGCCAGCCCATCAAAGACATGCTGGCCAGCCTGTGTGAGAAGAGAGGCTTTCCACTGAAAGATGTCATCATCTACCTTCAAGGCAAGGACAAG CAACCCTTATCGCTGGACCAGGACTGCTCCGTACTGAGAGATCAGCAGGTCTATCTAGAGCTCAGGGTGACGTTTGC GCTGGAGATTGCCTTCACTGGTAAGACAGTGGGGATCATGGTGAAGTCCAGTAAGACGTTGCAGGAAGCCCTCTCTGCGGTACTTCAGAAACACCATCTCAAGCTGCAAGAGGCCCAGGTCACCATG GTTGGAAGCGACGAACCCATGAACATGACCGTCAATGTGTTCCGACTTGCCAATAAGACTTTACGGCTTGACAAAACCAAAG GAAGAGACCAAAGCACCGTTTCTAAAGGCAGTGGTTCTGCTGCAGTCACACAG GCAGGAGCAGTGAGTGCAGGCGGTGTGGAGGCCCCAGTCATGCGAACCAAGACTCAGCCCAAGCCCAGTAAGAACCGCGACATGGATG gattACTGGACATGCTGACGAGGGCTCAGTGCAGCAGGGTTGATGACCAGCGAGGCCTTTTGACCAAAGATCAGCTCGAAGTCCCTCTGTTCCTGCAGCTGCCCTCAGACCAGGGGCAGGACACTGTACTAAATGAGCCCAGTAGAACCAGCTCCACCACTGCAGACTCCAAAGAGGTAGACGTCAAAGAAGACAAGACATGTTCAGCTGGAGCAGCGAAGGACATGCCTGACACTGCTAAATCTGTACCCAAAGACAGGGAAACGGCAGTCTGA
- the LOC123957638 gene encoding B-cell receptor CD22 isoform X2 has product MKCNVTESVTTDPGCINETFPSNCTKDFEVSVNSTQPQPQEGDDVTLTCVNNLSDMILAFKWKKDGEEMAGQNNSILVLQKVFASHQGQYICIVNSTCGNYTSLPYILTVHSNSVVLLLVCGVGALVLVLSMGLAMKIKLKRDTDKHKERMNQRLQAGQRGGPAPLTPRRS; this is encoded by the exons ATGAAATGTAATGTCACAGAGTCag TTACAACCGATCCAGGATGCATTAATG AAACTTTTCCATCAAACTGCACAAAAG ACTTTGAGGTTTCTGTAAACAGCACTCAACCCCAGCCACAGGAGGGTGATGATGTCACTCTAACGTGTGTGAATAACCTCTCAGATATGATCCTGGCGTTTAAGTGGAAGAAGGACGGTGAAGAAATGGCTGGCCAAAATAATAGCATACTGGTTCTCCAAAAGGTGTTTGCATCTCACCAAGGCCAGTACATCTGCATTGTGAATAGCACATGTGGCAATTACACGTCTCTGCCATACATACTCACTGTACACA GCAACAGTGTGGTGCTCCTGTTGGTTTGTGGTGTTGGCGCTCTGGTCCTGGTCTTGTCAATGGGGCTGGCTATGAAGATCAAGCTGAAAAGAGACACCG acaaacacaaagaaaggaTGAATCAGAGGTTACAGGCTGGGCAGAGGGGCGGTCCGGCTCCGCTCACACCAAGAAGGTCCTAA